The DNA window GGGATTTAAGAAGTGATAAATGTCTGGGTTGGGATGGGGTGCTTGGGAAGCAAGTGGAAGTGTATGGAGAAAGTCACAGAAAATAAAGTGAATGTGATTTGCTTTTACATTCAGGTGAAAATAATGAATGAGAGAAGTAGACATTTACATTGTTACTATCAGAGCAAGGGCAAGGGTAACATGGAAAATGGTATAATATTGTAAGTTGTTTCTTAATGAGGACTAggtaataaatggtgctggggtcCCAAGGAGAAACCTTCATAAGGATACTTTGGTGGGGCCCAGTAAGGAAAATGTCAGTCTCCTTGTTCTTAAtactcagggtttttttgttttgttttgttttgttttgtttccgaAACTAGTTTACAGACCTAGTGCTCATGTTGTCTTCTCATATGCAGGATGAGCGGTGGGCATACTCAGTGATGCTATGTACCTGCAGGTATATACAGTGGGCCCAGATTATGCCCATGCTGAAGCCAGAAAATCTCCAGCTCTCGATGGGAAGGTCGAACGAGACAGTGAAGGGAAAGAGATTCGATATCCAGTCATGCTGACTGCCATGGAAAAGCTGGTGGCCAGGAAAGTCTGTGTAGCATTTAAGGTAGTGAAAGGCCTTTGGGGGATGGTGCTGTGGAGTgagggaaagggacaggagcAGGGGTCTGGAAGAAAGAGTGGCTCTCTTGTTTTCATCTTGCTTCTTTCCACTGCAGCAAACAGTTTGTGGTTTTGACCTTCTTCGTGCCAATGGTCACTCCTTTGTGTGTGATGTCAATGGCTTCAGTTTTGTCAAGAATTCGATGAAATACTATGATGACTGTGCCAAGATCCTGGGGTAAGGACACAGTGGTCTGGACTGGGGAGAATGGgcttagagaagagagaaagctttttgccttattttaaatattataaaaaggattaaaaaatgaaaaaaggaaaataaaaaaagggctTCTTAGCCCTTTTGCCTTCCTAACACTGTACTCCCCAGTTACAACTGTTAGCAGTTTTACATATATGTCTTTTTCTACCATGTATAAACAAACTATTTATAGTACTAAATGTGATCATACTGTAATACTGttttaaaacttgattttaaagtaaatttaccatgtaatatttaaaaatgtatgaggaggggtacctgggtggctttgtccgTTAAatgtccagttcttgattttcgctcaggtcatgatctcaaggtttatgagatcaaggaccacattgggctccacactcacagcacagagcttgcttgggattctctgtctctccctctctctctctctttctctctctgcctctgtctgctcctcccctgttcattcgtGCACATGCgtgagttctttctctctctcaaaataaatacatgaatttttgaaaagttaaaaaaataaaaatgtatgaggAATAATGAACATAGTGAGTATTCATGTATTCACCATAAATCTTCATATATAAAAtctttctggggtacctgggtagctcagtgggttaagtgtccgacttcagctcaggtcatgatctcattcctAGAGTTCgcaccccgcatcaggctctgtactgacagctcagagcctggagcctgcttgggattctgtgtctccctctctctgcccctcccctgcttacactgtgtctctttctaaataaataaattaattaaacattagatataaaatctttctttgaggtttatttattttgagagagtgcaagcaggggaggggcaagaagagagggggacagaggatctgaagtgggctccggggcacctgggtggctcagtcggttaagcaactgacttcagctcaggtcatgatctcgcagtttgtgggttcgagccccgcgtcgggctctgtgctgacagctcagagcctggagcctgcttcggattctgtgtctccttctctctctgttcctcccctgctggttctctgtctctctctgcctctcaaagataaataaacattaaaaaaaatttttttgaagtgggccctgtgctgacagcagagagcctgatgtgaggctcgaactcatgaattgtgatatcatgacctaagcagaagtcagacacttaactgacagagccactcaggcttgaataaaatattaagaatactCCTTGCTAATTACATCCCTTCCCTTTCTACCCAGAGGTAACCACAATCCTTAATTTGGTGTTTGTCATTCCCatgcatttattaatattttaatacatctaTGGGGGCTTTTTTGGGGGGCATGTTTTTAgagtttatataatatattctacAACTTGCTAATTTCTGTGAGCTTTATTCATATGTGTAGTTgtggttcattcattttcatacatttcttcatgtttttccttCTAGGAACACCATCATGCGGGAGCTTGCTCCACAGTTCCAGATCCCATGGTCCATCCCCACAGAGGCTGAGGACATTCCCATTGTCCCTACCACATCTGGCACTATGTGAGCAAAAGTATAAAATCTGGAGTAACCTACTTAAGGCACCTGAATCAGACCAGTGGTTACTTTCTGACCCTATACCATATGACTAGTGGAGGCTGGGTATCTTCTAGGCAATTTCCTTAACCCTGCCTATATTCTTAATCTCAGTTTTTCCTCTGCTCTTTGACATGTCATGTAGGATGAAATGATGGGAGGTGGTGTGGGGTGGGTTGGAGGAAAGGCTCTAATGACATTCCCTATCTTAGGATGGAACTCCGTTGTGTCATTGCAATTATCCGTCATGGAGATCGTACTCCCAAGCAGAAAATGAAGATGGAGGTGACACATCCAAGGTAGGATGAATGTCCTGATTTAGACAAATAGTTTTTTGTGAGAGAGATGGGGATGGGGAAGTTCCCAAAGGCTTTGACTGTCTCACCCCATACTGAAGCTTTTCCTTACTTCTTcagatttttcagtctgtttgaAAAACATGGTGGCTACAAGACAGGGAAATTAAAACTGAAGCGGCCTGAGCAGCTACAGGTAAGGTGGTGAGTTGGGCTGGGAGGAGCGAGGTGGGTATGGGATTGGGGGCCTCAGTGAGAGACCAGGATGAAAGGGTAACTGCCCAGGACTTGGTCTCCTTCATGGATACCCTATTATTTCCTCCAGGAGGTGCTGGACATCACAAGGCTGTTACTGGCTGAACTGGAGAAAGAACCAGGTGGTGAGATCGAGGAGAAGACTGGGAAACTAGAGCAGCTGAAGTCTGTGCTGGAGATGTGAGAAAGGGGATAGGAGAGGGGAGCCAATGACAGTGAGAACTAGGTGCTGGGGTAGAAAGTAAACTGAGTTTATCCTGCAGGTATGGTCATTTCTCAGGCATCAACCGGAAGGTGCAGTTGACTTACTACCCTCATGGAGTAAAAGCTACTAATGAGGGGCAAGGTAAGATATAATACTCCCTTCCTATTACCACTCAAGTCTCTTATTCTTAAACCTTTAGATGACCTGAGGgtgctctgactcttgatttcagctcaagtcgtgatttcacggttcgtgggttcaagccccacatcaggctctgcactgacaatgtggagcctgcttgggattctctctctctctctctctctctctctctctctctgcacctctcctacTTGCgctcttgcctctctctctttctcaaaataaataaacttaaaaaaataaacaaaacccttgggatgagccctgggtgttatacgtaggagatgaatcactggattctacacctgaaaacattattgtactatatgctaactaacttggttgtaaattaaaatatagaaataaataataaaaaacaaaacctttagaTGACCTCTACCCCAGATCACCATTCTGGGCTCCTCAGAAGACCTGACATTTAGATGTCCCcactactttcctttttttttcttttcttttttttttttttaatgtttatttattttggtgggggggaggggcgggtagagagaggggacagaggatccaaagccggctctgtgctgacagcagacagcccaaagGAAAGGCTCTTGAACTCATAGatcttaagatcatgacctgagccgaagctggacatttaactgactgagccacccagctgccccccctCCCAGCTATTTTTCTTAGATCTAGACCTATTCACTTCCCCTTATTCCTGCAGATCCACAGCGGGAggccctgtccccttctctgttgCTGGTACTGAAGTGGGGTGGAGAACTGACTCCTGATGGCCGTGTTCAGGCTGAGGAGCTGGGACGAGCTTTTCGCTGCATGTACCCTGGAGGACAGGGTGAGTGAGTGTCTGGGGGGCAAATAACAGGGCTTGGATGAGATGATTAGAGAATAAATTGGGggaatgaagagacagaggcaaTGGGAAAGTTAAAGGGGGAAAGAAGCATTCTTTCTTCCATGTGGGTATGTATAGCAGTCCATTCTTGgtcctcccctttctcccccagGTGACTATGCTGGCTTCCCTGGTTGTGGGCTGCTTCGTCTCCATAGCACTTTCCGCCATGATCTCAAGATCTATGCCTCTGATGAGGGCCGTGTCCAGATGACTGCTGCTGCCTTTGCTAAGGTGCACACTATAGTTCTTTCACAGTCCCAGCTTCCATTAGATAGAGAAGCTAAGAGTTTGGAGAACTAGTTGGGAAATGTCAGGGTGTTTATGTGCTGACTCAGAGAAGTTTCTGCTTGTGTCTGACCCATTCTGTACCACTGAGAATGAGCTGAGAATAATTAAGTGGGCGTAGGCACCTTGACCTGTACTCCTCGCCTCTATACCAGCTCTCATTTGATCTCTGAGACCATTTAGGCTTAGGGGAAGTAGACTGGAAGGAAAACTAATAGATTTTGTGCTTCCCCTCCAGGGCCTTCTGGCTCTAGAAGGGGAGCTAACACCCATTTTGGTACAAATGGTGAAGAGTGCCAACATGAATGGGCTACTGGACAGCGATGGCGATTCCTTGAGCAGCTGCCAGCACCGGGTGAAGGCTCGACTGCACCATATTTTGCAACAGGATGCACCCTTTGGTCCTGAGGATTATGATCAGGTCAGGCTCTCCCTATTTTTGTGCCCAATGTACCGCCATCCCAGATTCCTAGAATTCTAACTAATGGTGATCAGTAATGGTACTTACTACATTGTAGACACTGCTTTCcatacattttctcattcaatCTTTACCCTTTGAGTTAAGTATGGGTCTATAATCTCTTActcataatttcaaaaataaaaaagatcaagcACCAAGATTCATTTGGTAGCAAAACCTGACATGATAAGACTATTTCTAATTcttggggctcctaggtggctcagtcagtttagcctccgactcttgatttcagctcaggtcataatctatgggttcaagccccgcatccagctccaCATGGACAGTGCaaattctgcttgggattctgtttgtctatctgtctgtctctctctttctctctctctctctctctctcctgcttgggattctgtttgtctatctgtctgtctctctctttctctctctctctctctctctctctgtccttcccctgcttgcactgtctctcaaaataaataaataaacttaaaaaaaaaagactattactaattcctatttattttgtttagtgtaAATAGTCATATATTGTGCTGCAGAAACATAAATGTGTTTAGTTATGCCCTCAGTCCTGCTAGAGGTATTATATAACATATGACTATGTGCTATATTAATTCTAAAGTCTGAAAAATTCTCAGTTCTAAAACAGTcagtcccaaagattttgaatgaaataatgtttcagttatttattgctACTTAAAAAACTACCCCAAAACTGAGTAACTTAAAACAATATCCATTTTATCTTACTCATAGTTCTAGGTTCACCTGGTCTTCCTTGGGGTCTCTCCTAAAACTGCCCAGATGTTGTCCATGTGTTGGGGCTGAAaccatctgaaggcttgactgggtcGCTAAGATAGCTGGGTTCTCTCCCACTTTATGCTCTACCTATAGTCTTAGAGCCTCTCCTCTCCATATGTTTTCTCCATGTGGTTTCTCTAGCATGGTAGCCAGACTTCTTAAATGGTAGCTTAGGACATCCCAAAAGCAGAAGCTTCCaagctcttttatatttttaaaaaatattttatttttaagtaacctctacacccaacatggggctcaaactcacaaccctgaggtcaagagccaaacactctactgactgagccatctaggtgcctcCTTccaagctcttttattttttattttcagttttttaatttagagagagagtgcactcaagcaggggagaggagcaaaagagagagagaatcttaagcagactccatgctcagtgcagagcctaacatggggcttgatcccatgaccctgagattatgacctgaaccaaaatcaagaatcgtatgctcaaccgaatgagctgcccaggcaccccccgaGCTCTTTTAAAGTATATGTCAAGACTTAATTAGTTAAATGTAactttgctttttggttttgttttattttattttattttattttggttaagCAGTCACAGGGCCAGTACACAGTGTAGATTGTAGGCAAGAAGAAGGTAACAAAGAGTTAATGACCATATTTAATCCACCATAGGAACTGTGGACTTGTACTacttttcccccattttaaaaatgagaaaacctaACCTCAGAAAAATTTAAGCAACCTTTCCAAGGTCACCTAATTAGTATTAACCTAAAGAGTCTAACCTGAGAGCCCGGACTGTTCACCACTATAGTGTACTGTCTCACGGTAGTAATCACAGTGGATGCCATTACCCAATGTTATCTTTTTTTGCTGTGTATCCAGACCTTGATTGACTGGGAATCATATGCCAGACAGTGATTTTGTACTATCCTCCCACTGATAGCTCCTCATTTCTgatggatttgttttttaaagaaagtatatttttatagaagCTGTAGAACcccttgaatcttttttttaagattttttttttttttgagttatctGTACACTCAGcatgggttcaaactcacaacctcaagatcaagagttgactgctctaccgactgagccagccaggtgccccccacttgAATCATTTTAAAGTGTGTAGTTCAGTGTATTAAGTATATTCAGTTAAGTCTATTCACAATATGGTGTAACCATTTCTGATGGGTTCTTCAATGAGCTAAGTAGCTGAGAACATTGTCTGGAGAATggcattttttgtatttttctctgagCAGGACTTAATAAGGACAGGACCTTGCTCTCTTATTTTCCAATCAGTGTCAAATTCAAAAGCTAaagcactttttctttctctcttgcttctttttgCTAGCAAAAATGGGACTTGTGAGGACCTAGGTTGAATATGTGTTTTCCACCCATAATCCTCTTTTCACTTCCCCATTCTTCATTGACTGTCACTGTCCTGAAAGCTTGAGCTGGAATCTAGTTCTGAGGCAAGACCTCTACTGTAGGTTCAAGCTAACATTTTGTTTAGAGGAATAAGATTTTGTTACCTCTGTTACCCACTCATGAAAACCTTGTGTAGGGATTGTGAGGGGTTGGTTTAATctttattcctcagtattttccatgtatattttagAACCCCCCAATAAAAGAACctaggtttattttatttcctctggatTCTAAGGCTTTTACCCTCAACCCTCCTTAGATGACTGTGTGTTTGAGCAATCCTCTCATCTTGGAACTGGTGGTctgccctgtagcccaggaattcTCATTAGAGTGAGCCTATAAACAGATCTTACTGGCAGACAGTTTCTGTAATAGGCTCACAGGATTCTgcacaatcagcacagagcctatctTGCTTTTCATCTCTCTGTTGCTCATAGCTCGCTCCCACTGGAAGCACTTCCCTCCTCAACTCCATGGCTATCATCCAGAATCCTGTAAAGGTCTGTGATCAGGTATTTGCCCTGATTGAAAACCTCACTCATCAGATCCGGGAAAGGATGCAGGACCCCAAGTCTGTAGGTGGGTATGAATAGTACTATCTTCCCTTCAAGGTTTCAGGTATGGATGGGTTACTCAGGCACTCCTGTGCCCTCTTCTAAGTGTCTGAAACAAGGCATCCTCATCTCTCTGATTCTACTGCAGATTTTTTAGGGTCTTTTGTTGAAGGTAAAATCTTTGGTTCTTTCTGACTGTCTGTCTTCCTTCCAGACCTGCAACTCTACCACAGTGAGACTCTAGAGCTCATGCTACAGCGTTGGAGCAAGCTGGAGCGTGACTTTCGACAGAAGAGTGGGCGCTATGATATCAGTAAGATCCCTGACATCTATGACTGTGTCAAGTATGATGTGCAGCACAACGGGAATCTGGGACTTCAAGGCACAGCAGAGTTACTACGTCTCTCTAAGGCACTGGCTGATGTGGTCATTCCCCAGGTGTGTCTCATAGCCTGGGGCactgggaaaggaaggggagaaaagcagaaaggagggATGGTGTGGGAACCAGGGAAAGAAAACTTAGAGAAAGAATTAGTTGAGTTGCTATATTTGTCAGGGTTCACTCTGGCTCTGAGTAAGTGCAAGAGGCTAACTGAGGAGACACCTGGAGAGGGGGAATGTGGTGGATATGAAAGAAACTCTAGACCTGAGGTGAAGACAAGCATCATCTTGGGCCTGGGAGTATGAGGCAAGAGGGAAACAAGATTCATCGACGTACTTATTCCTGGCCTGTGGCCCCTAGGAATACGGGATCAGTCGGGAGGAGAAACTGGAAATTGCTGTGGGCTTCTGTCTTCCACTGTTGCGGAAGATACTACTTGACCTGCAGAGAACCCACGAGGATGAGTCTGTCAACAAGCTGCATCCCCTGtgagggagggctgggaggggtgctggatggagggaggggcatATCAGGGAGCCCTGGGAGGAATCCAGGCTGGTACAGCTTGGGGAACCAAGAATAGAAGGGGTCCTGGGATAGAAAGGAAAGCAGTCTTTGAGTTGGGAGGAAAGAGTTTGTGGAAGGGTGGGAAGAAGATTATCTGACAGTGTGAATGACTTAGCTCTTATCTTAGGTACTCTCGAGGGGTGCTCTCCCCAGGTCGCCATGTTCGAACACGTCTCTATTTCACCAGTGAAAGCCATGTCCATTCCCTACTCAGTGTATTCCGTTATGGGGGACTTCTTGATGTAAGGATCCTCCTTCCTTCAACGTATGAACATTTATTCCAAGCATTCTTTTACTCTCCTCTTCCTGCTTTTTATTACAAGCCTTCTgtattctctttgtctccctgccccttccctgacttCCTAGTCCTTGGTCATTGACTTTCATCTTCTTTTGTTCGGTAGGAGACCCAGGATGCACAATGGCAGCGAGCTTTGGCTTATCTTAGTGCCATTTCAGAGCTCAACTATATGACCCAGATTGTCATCATGCTTTATGAGGACAACACACGGGTGAGGAGCATTagccaatgggggggggggggtaatgagggtgccctttctttctccttaattCTCATCTTAGAAACTTTCATATCCTTATAATTTGTAGAATTCAGCTAGGTGTGACACCCAAGGACAGCATGTCACAGAGCATCCAGGAGATTCCTTCTGGaacaaaaaaaagtgttttgggaTGGTGTTGAGCCAGAGAGCTATCAGACAACATAGCTCTGCATTAGGGAGGGTATAGAATTTGGGATGATGTTATGATGAGTCTTTTTCACTCAAACATTATTATACGTTTTTCATCTGGCTTCACAAAGGTATCTTTAACTGTGCTGCTGTATGTACTGTAGCAAAACTGAATTACTGTGAGAGAAGGATGGAAAGAGTTGTAGAACTGGAGGCTAGAAAGTTGTGTGGGGTGGTGGATCACAAATGGTAGAAGTGAAGTAATGAGGAATCTTTAACACTAGACTATAGTTAAGGGGAAGCTTACGATAGATCAGCCCCAAAGTGGAGTAAGATACTGGAACCTCATCCCTGGGAGGATATATCCTCTTGAGTTCTTCTCTGTTGTCCCTGCCTGGTCTTCCACCACCATATTCAGCTTTTCCAACTGCCCCTTCATCTGTTGATGCCCCATAGGATCCCTTATCAGAGGAGCGGTTCCATGTGGAGCTACACTTCAGCCCTGGAGTAAAAGGTGTTGAGGAAGAAGGCAACGCCCCAACTGGCTATGGATTCCGTCCAGCTTCTTCTGAGGTGGGTTGGAGTGCTGGGGTTTTAGATTAGAGGATTTAGGAACCAAGTGGTGGGAAACTTGAAAACAGTACAGGGAGGTAAGAGGGTTGGGGGTCTAGGATTAGAAGGCTGGAGGCCATTAACTCCTCTTGAATCTGTGCTTGTTGTTGGGTAGAATGAAGAGATGAAAGCAGACCAAGGCAGCATGGAGAACCTGTGCCCAGGGAAGGCATCGGATGAGCCAGACCGGGCATTGCAGACTTCACCTCAGCCCCCTGAGGGCCCTGGCCTCCCAAGGAGATCACCCCTCATTCGTAACCGAAAAGCCGGCTCCATGGAGGTAATAGGAGGGGCTTGGGAGAAAGAAGTGGTGGAATTGTTCATAGGACAATATCCATAAATCCTCTGAATCACTTTGGGGGGATTCTTGGCACCTTAAGCAGAGTCCTTCTGCCCCTGAtggatatgttttatttaatctccGTTTCATAGCTGGTCTCCCAATAAAGCTCCTTTAAGTTGGTTGCTACCTCTGAGATTAAGGAGATGTCAGTGAGAGGTGCCGAGAGATAGGATTTTAAGAGATGATAATGAGGAGGAGGCCTTTGGATGAATTTGAAAAGGCtgttctttaaaaggaaatatagtaGAAATAGCATGAACTCTGGGCTAAACTCCCAGGCTGATATCtagaagctgtgtgaccttggacaggtaaCTTCTCCAAGCCTCAAGTTTTTTTTTGTCTATGAAACACAAGCAATATCCACCatatagatgctcagtaaacagtagctataataataaaacaattgatACTAAAGGCCAGgctgtctccatctctttgtTCCCTTGGGTTAAAAACTATAGCTCAAACAGGAGCAATTATATAGCACTCTAATTTCATTCCTTTAGAGTTATCGGTATTCAttccagaaaggaaataaagtatgGAGGTCTCTCTGTGTTACCCTCTGTTCTGATGAGGAGATCTAGGGACCTGGGCCTGTGTCTGCCTCTAGGCCTGGTTCCAATTCTCTAGCCTAGAGGAAGTAACTGTTGTAAATATTACATTGTATCCAGCTAACTGTGCTGGGGTTTTTGTTCCTGGTTTTTTCCTGCAGAGTCTTTTCCTCTTGGGCCCAATGACACTCTTTTTGACCCCATGATTTATCCCTGTCTCAGTGACTCTGACTGTCCGATTTGGGTCCTGCTTTGACAGACAAATCTGTTCACCTGGCTTTGTACCAGCTCTCTGTCTTAAAGGAATTGATCTTTCATTTTAGGACTACTCAGAAGAATTTGCAACTAGCTTACATAGGTTCAGCCAGAGGTTTACGGTTCAGATTTTGGAGAAAGTTGGAAAGATAAACTGCACTCTGTTTTgggcttattttttcttcctgattattTTAAGATAGATTTGATGTTGTGACTACTCAGAGCTTCTTTAAGTGTGGTATGCATCATTTTCCCTTTGATGTATAAGTTAACTTAGTATCCATAATATACTAGTACCCTGCAGACTCATGTGACTAGATCAAATGGACAGAATGATGTATAATCTTCCATCAATAAAATGCTTTTCCACATCTGAATGTCTTCCCCATTCACATCGTCTGCCAGTCTCTCTGGCACTGTTGTGCTTAACCCCCACTTTTCTGGTTTAAGCAGTCGAGAGACATAGGCAAAGCAGAGCCCTCTGTGTATCATCTCTCAGACTTGAGGagttggcttttttctttcaggaCTATAGGGAAGCTTCCTGTTGTAATCACATTCCTTCCTTTTAGTTCCTAGTGTTACTTATACCATGGCTTATCCAGGATGATGGTAGCCCAAGATATGTTCCTCAGTTTTGCAAGAAAATTGTCTCTTTACTCCTTGGTCACACAgccttttaatattaatatttcctttccttattctATAGGTATAGGCATTGGTAGTTTTATCCTTATTGACTACAACGCTTCCCCCATCCCTTCTTCTGCTCTTGTCATCTCATATTTTTGGACAGTTTTAGAATATAGATCTGTGACCTTCATAGCAGCTGTGCCCTAGGTAATGATCCTCTCCAGGTCTATAACTAGCTCTGCCTCACTGGGGCTTTTGGGAGCCTGGGAGTTAAAGGAGCCGTGACCGGCTTTCCACCCGGTCTGATTGCAGGTCATGAACATGCAGTGCACGGGGAACCTGGACCTGATCCCCTTGCGGGGACGGCGCCGCAGGAGGTCAGGAGACCTCCCCCGGCCTTCCCCAGCCATCGGCCTACAGCCCCGGGCTGTGTCCACCACTCACCTGGCATCCTGCACACAGGTGTCCCTCCCTACTtcatcttcctttcctgcctctaTCTTTGCCTTTTGGGACCTAGGGACTCAGAACATTATCTGGGGGTTGGAGGGTGTGTATGTTGGGGTTTGTGTGATTAGGCCTTCGTAGCCTTTTTAGAAATCTGTTACACGTCTCCAGACATGGAGGGGAGGGCCTCTTGGTTCAGATAAGAAACTGAGTGTGGTTGCCATAACCACAGTTGTCCCATGGAAAGAAGAGAGGGTAGCCAGactttatttcttattgttgCTCAGCTATTGTGATTGGCTTTCTGAATCCCATGGAGGGATAGATAAGATTAAGGAATACTGCTCTGCTGAGAACTGAAAATAGTTGAATAATGATTTCTCAGATTTGGGATAGAAGGGCAATGGGGACAGGCATCTTGGAAATACAAGTGCCTTCTGGTATGGGATTCCCTGTACAGTTCCCTCTGCGAAGTACATTCTTCAttcccttttcattcttcttcccCCATAAAAATCTTTTGATTCTTCCAGACTTTCTGACATTGCTTGGCTTTATAGGGGCAGGAATTCTGGACCAGGGTTTTAGACTTCTTGGTTGAGGTGCCAAAATGGTAATACAGAGTCCTTTCTCTCCAGGTGCTTTCTGAGACTTCATCCTCGAGGCCTGGTGGCTACCGGCTCTTTTCATCTGCACGGCCACCAACGGAGATGAAGCAGAGTGGCCTAGGTATGGTCTTCCAGCATCTCACCTGTTGTTGTTGGGGAGGTGTGTCTGTCTGTTCCTCAGGGTTTTATTGTGGGAAACCTTAGTCATGGGTGTTGGGGTCATTTCAGTCTGTGGAATTGTCGGTGGGGCTAGGGAGGATGAATTGGGAGAAGCCAT is part of the Neofelis nebulosa isolate mNeoNeb1 chromosome 7, mNeoNeb1.pri, whole genome shotgun sequence genome and encodes:
- the PPIP5K1 gene encoding inositol hexakisphosphate and diphosphoinositol-pentakisphosphate kinase 1 isoform X7, with the translated sequence MWSLPASEGESATAHFFLGAGDEGLGTRGIGMRTEESDSELLEDEEDEVPPEPQIIVGICAMTKKSKSKPMTQILERLCRFDYLTVIILGEDVILNEPVENWPSCHCLISFHSKGFPLDKAVAYSKLRNPFLINDLAMQYYIQDRREVYRILQEEGIDLPRYAVLNRDPARPEECNLIEGEDQVEVNGAVFPKPFVEKPVSAEDHNVYIYYPSSAGGGSQRLFRKIGSRSSVYSPESSVRKTGSYIYEEFMPTDGTDVKVYTVGPDYAHAEARKSPALDGKVERDSEGKEIRYPVMLTAMEKLVARKVCVAFKQTVCGFDLLRANGHSFVCDVNGFSFVKNSMKYYDDCAKILGNTIMRELAPQFQIPWSIPTEAEDIPIVPTTSGTMMELRCVIAIIRHGDRTPKQKMKMEVTHPRFFSLFEKHGGYKTGKLKLKRPEQLQEVLDITRLLLAELEKEPGGEIEEKTGKLEQLKSVLEMYGHFSGINRKVQLTYYPHGVKATNEGQDPQREALSPSLLLVLKWGGELTPDGRVQAEELGRAFRCMYPGGQGDYAGFPGCGLLRLHSTFRHDLKIYASDEGRVQMTAAAFAKGLLALEGELTPILVQMVKSANMNGLLDSDGDSLSSCQHRVKARLHHILQQDAPFGPEDYDQLAPTGSTSLLNSMAIIQNPVKVCDQVFALIENLTHQIRERMQDPKSVDLQLYHSETLELMLQRWSKLERDFRQKSGRYDISKIPDIYDCVKYDVQHNGNLGLQGTAELLRLSKALADVVIPQEYGISREEKLEIAVGFCLPLLRKILLDLQRTHEDEYSRGVLSPGRHVRTRLYFTSESHVHSLLSVFRYGGLLDETQDAQWQRALAYLSAISELNYMTQIVIMLYEDNTRDPLSEERFHVELHFSPGVKGVEEEGNAPTGYGFRPASSENEEMKADQGSMENLCPGKASDEPDRALQTSPQPPEGPGLPRRSPLIRNRKAGSMEVMNMQCTGNLDLIPLRGRRRRRSGDLPRPSPAIGLQPRAVSTTHLASCTQVLSETSSSRPGGYRLFSSARPPTEMKQSGLGSQCTGLFSTTVLGGSSSAPNLQDYARSHGKKLPPASLKHRDGFEGCSMVPTIYPLETLHNALSLRQVSEFLSTVCQRHTDAQAQASAALFDSMHSNQASDSPFSPPRTLHSPTLQLRQRSEKPPWYSSGPSSTVSSAGPSSPTAVDGNCHFGFSDQPSVSSHMIEEHQGLGMLPGNGEQEFPVEGMQEPIEPSQSSQEPPVETSQPCQEVSEEISQPCQEVPDISQPCQDIPEEFSQPCQEVPVISQPCQKDHDNVNQICQEVPQIHQPCQKASQLCQKISEEACHLCQENPEEVSRPCQEVSVEVGRLAHGFPVGVGGLVQEIGVEVGKPAQEIPEELSESCQFFVEVGRLIQEASAINLLSQDIPEVDKPSQEFPGEDDLQVQEVPEVNQQSWVFPEVTDQLPGEDIPQAQCQSSDPNPQSQSLACNQHSPLPPATCD